Proteins found in one Pseudomonas sp. P8_241 genomic segment:
- a CDS encoding coniferyl aldehyde dehydrogenase, translating to MSSAKDLSNLLAQQKSAFASAGSVSADTRRQRLQQVIDLLVQNHEALTAAIDQDFGGRPVGFSLMNDVLGTLASLKHARDHLQEWMQDEPREMFSPYDQLGARAWVMHQPKGTVGILGTWNAPLYTLFSPLASALAAGNRAILKPSEVVPRTAELVARLCAEHLDPQVVAVVNGGPDLGEAFSSQPFDHLVFTGSTAIGRLVMGNAAKNLVPVTLELGGKSPVIISHTADLNKTAFNLAAGKICNGGQVCINPDLVYVPKAQLESFLDALRSAYRDLNPTVAGNPDVVAVVNQRHLERVEGLVQDAESRGTRIECLPEPLAVDAQDRRRPLRVVIDPAPDSLIMHEEIFGPAMVVLSYDELDQVITDINGRPRPLALYYFGEDAQEQRYVLEHTLSGGVTLNDVMMHPALHDAPFGGVGASGMGHYHGREGFLEFSHMRTVFKASVHDPRREWGLLPPYGEHYLAAMLAGVTSD from the coding sequence ATGAGTTCAGCCAAAGACCTTTCCAACCTGCTGGCGCAACAGAAAAGCGCCTTTGCCAGCGCCGGCAGTGTCAGCGCCGACACCCGCCGCCAGCGCCTGCAGCAAGTGATCGACCTGTTGGTCCAGAACCACGAAGCATTGACTGCGGCGATCGACCAGGACTTTGGCGGGCGGCCTGTCGGTTTCTCTCTGATGAATGACGTACTGGGCACCCTGGCTTCGCTCAAGCATGCCCGTGACCATCTACAGGAATGGATGCAGGACGAGCCGCGCGAGATGTTTTCCCCCTATGACCAGCTCGGCGCACGGGCTTGGGTCATGCACCAGCCAAAAGGCACGGTGGGCATTCTCGGGACCTGGAACGCCCCGCTGTATACCTTGTTCAGCCCGTTGGCTTCGGCCCTGGCGGCCGGTAACCGGGCCATCCTCAAGCCTTCCGAAGTGGTGCCGCGCACCGCTGAATTGGTCGCGCGTCTGTGTGCCGAACACCTTGATCCGCAGGTTGTGGCGGTGGTCAACGGCGGGCCGGATCTGGGCGAAGCCTTCAGCAGTCAACCCTTCGATCACCTGGTGTTCACCGGCAGCACGGCGATTGGTCGGCTAGTGATGGGCAATGCCGCAAAAAACCTGGTGCCGGTGACCCTGGAACTCGGCGGCAAGTCGCCGGTGATCATTTCGCACACTGCCGACCTGAACAAAACAGCCTTCAACCTCGCGGCGGGCAAGATTTGCAATGGTGGGCAGGTTTGTATCAATCCGGATCTGGTCTACGTACCCAAGGCTCAGCTGGAATCGTTTCTCGATGCGCTGCGCAGTGCCTATCGCGATCTCAACCCGACAGTGGCCGGCAACCCGGATGTGGTGGCGGTGGTCAACCAGCGTCATCTGGAGCGGGTCGAAGGTTTGGTGCAGGACGCCGAATCCCGCGGCACGCGCATCGAGTGCCTTCCCGAACCCCTGGCCGTAGATGCCCAAGACCGTCGTCGTCCGCTGCGAGTGGTGATCGATCCGGCCCCGGACAGCCTGATCATGCACGAGGAAATCTTCGGCCCGGCGATGGTCGTGCTCAGCTATGACGAACTCGATCAGGTCATCACCGACATCAACGGCAGGCCACGTCCGCTGGCGTTGTACTACTTCGGCGAGGATGCTCAAGAGCAACGTTACGTGCTCGAGCACACCCTGTCCGGCGGGGTCACCCTTAACGATGTGATGATGCACCCCGCGCTGCACGATGCGCCATTCGGTGGCGTCGGTGCTTCAGGCATGGGGCATTATCACGGCCGCGAAGGCTTCCTCGAATTCAGTCACATGCGCACGGTGTTCAAGGCATCAGTCCACGACCCACGCCGTGAATGGGGCCTGCTGCCGCCTTACGGCGAACACTATCTGGCGGCCATGCTGGCCGGGGTCACCTCCGACTGA
- a CDS encoding flavin reductase family protein translates to MAIQNISFDPQAFRAALGTFTTGVTIITTQTEDGSPVGITANSFNSVSLNPPLVLWSLSKQARSLPVFSNGKHWNVHVLSTEQETLSGRFATQGEDKFAEIELDHGVSEAPLLQDCTARFQCRTAFQYEGGDHVIFVGEVLAFDHSDRAPLAFQSGQYALATRKPRSELRLATTPPPPECSYTEDLLGYLLGRAHYQVLNALRHLLNSQQLDEQTFFVLSILCIRDNLTLEEINTFVNYTGREVTLASMRFLERQRLVAFEGPADSLRFVLTAQGREVSLHQLALAKAVEEDLSVKLGAADAQALKVLLKRLIVVSDPGLPDLWAPR, encoded by the coding sequence ATGGCAATCCAAAACATCAGCTTCGATCCCCAGGCATTTCGTGCCGCGCTCGGCACGTTCACCACCGGGGTCACGATCATCACCACCCAAACCGAAGACGGCTCGCCCGTGGGCATCACCGCCAATAGCTTCAACTCGGTTTCACTCAACCCGCCGCTGGTGCTCTGGAGCCTGTCCAAGCAAGCGCGCAGCCTGCCGGTGTTCAGCAACGGCAAGCATTGGAACGTGCACGTACTGTCCACGGAGCAAGAGACCCTGTCGGGACGTTTCGCCACCCAGGGCGAGGACAAGTTCGCCGAGATCGAACTGGATCATGGCGTCAGCGAGGCACCGCTGCTGCAGGATTGCACGGCACGCTTCCAGTGCCGCACGGCCTTCCAGTACGAAGGCGGCGACCACGTGATCTTTGTCGGCGAGGTACTCGCCTTCGATCACAGCGACCGGGCGCCACTGGCGTTCCAGAGTGGCCAATACGCCCTGGCCACGCGCAAGCCACGCAGCGAGTTGCGCCTGGCGACCACACCGCCACCACCGGAATGCAGCTACACCGAGGACTTGCTCGGTTACCTGTTGGGACGCGCGCATTACCAGGTACTCAACGCCTTGCGCCACTTGCTGAACAGTCAGCAGTTGGACGAACAGACATTTTTTGTTCTGTCGATTTTGTGTATCCGCGACAACCTGACCCTCGAGGAAATCAACACCTTCGTAAATTACACCGGCCGCGAAGTCACGCTGGCGAGCATGCGTTTTCTCGAACGCCAGCGTCTTGTCGCATTCGAGGGACCGGCAGATTCGCTGCGGTTTGTCCTCACAGCCCAGGGTCGCGAAGTTTCACTGCACCAACTGGCGCTGGCCAAGGCCGTGGAAGAAGACCTCTCCGTCAAGCTCGGCGCCGCCGACGCCCAGGCCTTGAAGGTCTTGCTCAAGCGCCTGATTGTCGTCAGTGACCCGGGCTTGCCTGATCTGTGGGCACCGCGGTGA
- a CDS encoding spinster family MFS transporter has protein sequence MSPVSVGWGSHGLLMLLAMVFADNFVGRQILAVMVEPIKAEFAVGDTAIGLISGLAFAAVYALMGLPAGRLVDRMPRIRLLAMSCLLWAVATMACGLAGSFLALAIARMLVAVSESPTTSASLSLIADLYPPQRRSFAISCFTAAPTFSSIIGLSIGAWVVEHYGWRTAFVALGVPALVFSAILAFAVRDPQRGRWDLTPQPHTQPALLGMYAEARKLWALPAYRCLILAGGLTTLSAYAIGMWNTSFLVRSHGLSLQHAGLLAGVICGISAGIGGLFSGWLSDRLCRRHPHWQISIPVLGHLAAISALIPYLLWSDSLLVRLGDVPIPRAMLWCALYSFFSVWWVAPSYNLVTQLVPAGRRGTAMALQTIVSTLLGVGVGPLITGLFSDMLLPVFGRESLRYALLLVNLPVVCAVLLLIRTAHHASRTDYRHSE, from the coding sequence TTGTCACCGGTCAGCGTCGGCTGGGGCAGCCATGGTTTGTTAATGCTGCTGGCCATGGTGTTTGCCGACAACTTCGTCGGGCGACAAATACTCGCGGTCATGGTCGAACCGATCAAAGCCGAATTCGCGGTCGGCGACACCGCCATAGGCCTGATCTCGGGCCTGGCGTTCGCCGCAGTCTATGCGTTGATGGGCCTGCCGGCGGGACGACTGGTGGACCGCATGCCGCGAATTCGTCTGCTGGCAATGTCTTGCCTGTTGTGGGCTGTGGCGACCATGGCTTGCGGGTTGGCCGGCAGCTTTCTGGCACTGGCCATTGCGCGAATGCTGGTGGCCGTCAGCGAATCGCCGACGACGTCGGCCTCGCTGTCGTTGATCGCTGACCTGTATCCACCCCAACGCCGCTCATTTGCCATCAGTTGTTTTACCGCGGCACCGACCTTTTCTTCGATCATCGGTTTGAGTATCGGCGCCTGGGTGGTGGAACACTATGGCTGGCGTACTGCGTTCGTTGCCCTTGGCGTGCCGGCCCTGGTGTTCAGCGCCATCCTGGCGTTCGCCGTGCGTGACCCGCAGCGCGGCCGCTGGGACCTCACGCCACAGCCCCACACGCAACCCGCGCTGCTCGGCATGTACGCCGAAGCACGCAAACTCTGGGCTCTGCCGGCCTACCGATGCCTGATCCTCGCCGGTGGCCTGACCACGCTCAGCGCCTACGCCATTGGCATGTGGAACACCAGTTTTCTGGTGCGCTCCCACGGCTTGTCACTGCAACACGCCGGACTGCTTGCGGGGGTAATCTGCGGTATTTCGGCCGGGATCGGAGGCCTGTTCAGTGGCTGGTTGAGCGACCGGCTGTGCCGCCGCCATCCACACTGGCAAATTTCGATTCCGGTGCTGGGCCACCTGGCAGCAATCAGCGCGCTGATCCCCTACCTGCTCTGGTCCGATTCCCTGCTGGTGCGCCTGGGCGATGTACCGATTCCACGCGCCATGCTCTGGTGCGCGCTCTATTCGTTTTTTTCCGTCTGGTGGGTCGCCCCGTCCTACAACCTCGTCACCCAATTGGTACCAGCCGGTCGACGCGGGACCGCCATGGCGTTGCAAACCATCGTCAGCACGCTGCTCGGGGTCGGTGTCGGGCCACTGATAACCGGCTTGTTCAGCGATATGTTGCTTCCCGTGTTCGGCCGTGAGTCTCTGCGCTATGCACTGCTGTTGGTCAATTTGCCGGTGGTTTGCGCGGTGTTGTTGCTGATCCGCACTGCCCACCATGCGTCCAGAACGGATTATCGCCACTCGGAATAA
- a CDS encoding TetR/AcrR family transcriptional regulator yields MLIKSQHSARDRVLDAAIELFATQGFQSIGLRDLASYVGLHAGSLYHHIESKQSLLFELIESALSDLLLDTTRRMKGARSPQKRLLLFIQAFAAFSCNEKHRLTLITREFFNLNQEQKQQILQLKDRYSSALCTIIRDVGGAEGKHSAAPCPTTNALIVLLFGQSQWYGTETTEVRLTETLTALASSIIASSRKTEVTTMLHAGLPCSRAR; encoded by the coding sequence ATGCTGATCAAATCGCAACACAGCGCCCGCGATCGAGTGCTTGACGCGGCCATTGAGCTCTTTGCCACACAGGGTTTCCAGTCGATCGGCTTGCGCGACCTGGCGAGTTACGTGGGGCTGCACGCCGGATCGCTGTACCATCACATCGAAAGCAAACAATCCTTGTTGTTCGAACTGATTGAGTCCGCCTTGTCGGACTTGTTGCTGGACACTACGCGTCGAATGAAAGGAGCACGAAGCCCCCAAAAGCGTCTGCTGCTGTTTATTCAGGCCTTCGCTGCCTTCAGCTGCAACGAAAAACACAGGTTGACGCTGATTACCCGGGAGTTCTTCAATCTCAATCAAGAACAAAAGCAGCAGATCCTCCAGCTCAAAGACAGATACTCGTCTGCTCTTTGCACCATCATTCGCGATGTAGGCGGCGCAGAAGGCAAACATTCGGCAGCCCCCTGCCCGACCACGAATGCGCTCATTGTCCTTCTGTTCGGCCAGTCACAATGGTACGGCACTGAAACAACCGAAGTGCGACTGACAGAAACACTCACAGCGCTTGCTTCCAGCATTATTGCCAGCAGCAGGAAGACTGAAGTCACTACAATGCTGCATGCTGGCCTTCCCTGCTCCAGAGCAAGGTAA
- a CDS encoding nitrilase-related carbon-nitrogen hydrolase has protein sequence MRKLLYLTFSMALLATVTTYAMWAADRPVGHYLSDLRISLAVDQGTPSDRGNLLGIQPELFPTDYQSPERLRRKLAAYLHAARDQGLLNAKTIVVLPEHVGTWLMVSGEKDELYQASSLKEAMNWLAVSNPLKFVRALITADGGNRLDDAHLRMKAKGMARDYQALFGGLAKEFHVTLVAGSIVLPEPGIIDGTLKIGRGALYNSSVVFDPEGVPIGQPQRQLRPFFTENATDRTHDERAPNVFDTPAGRLGILIGRDSWYAKNYRKLDDQSVQLVAVPAFVAGRGAWDRPWRNERGDPSSGSISPIPGDLSEGQAWHRLTLTTQAPQSQAIAGVSVFLRGQFWDQGSAGQSFLSSNGQQFADGNAHGARLLNLWL, from the coding sequence ATGCGCAAACTTCTGTACCTGACATTCTCCATGGCGTTGCTCGCCACTGTGACGACCTACGCCATGTGGGCCGCGGATCGACCGGTGGGCCACTACCTCTCGGACCTGCGGATCAGTCTCGCCGTCGATCAAGGCACACCCTCTGATCGCGGCAATCTGCTGGGCATCCAGCCCGAGCTGTTTCCCACTGACTATCAAAGCCCCGAGCGTCTGCGCCGTAAACTCGCAGCCTACTTGCACGCTGCCCGGGACCAGGGCTTGTTGAACGCCAAGACCATCGTGGTGCTGCCGGAACATGTCGGCACCTGGCTGATGGTCAGCGGGGAGAAGGATGAGTTGTACCAGGCCTCTTCCCTGAAAGAGGCCATGAACTGGCTGGCGGTGAGTAATCCGCTGAAATTCGTTCGCGCCTTGATCACGGCGGACGGCGGCAATCGTCTGGATGACGCCCACTTGCGCATGAAAGCCAAGGGCATGGCCAGAGATTACCAGGCACTGTTCGGCGGACTGGCCAAAGAATTCCACGTGACCCTGGTGGCGGGCTCCATCGTGCTGCCCGAACCCGGCATTATCGACGGCACGCTGAAAATCGGGCGCGGAGCACTGTACAACAGCAGCGTGGTGTTTGACCCCGAGGGTGTGCCAATCGGTCAGCCCCAGCGCCAATTGCGGCCGTTTTTTACCGAAAACGCTACTGACCGTACCCATGACGAGCGCGCACCGAATGTCTTCGATACCCCGGCCGGTCGTCTGGGCATACTGATCGGGCGCGACAGCTGGTATGCAAAAAACTACCGCAAGCTCGACGATCAGAGCGTGCAACTGGTTGCCGTACCGGCGTTTGTCGCGGGCCGTGGCGCCTGGGATCGGCCGTGGCGAAATGAGCGCGGCGACCCCTCATCCGGGTCAATCAGCCCCATACCCGGTGATCTGAGCGAAGGGCAAGCCTGGCATCGCCTCACCCTCACCACCCAGGCACCGCAAAGTCAGGCCATTGCCGGCGTGAGTGTGTTTCTGCGCGGTCAGTTCTGGGATCAGGGCAGCGCCGGGCAAAGCTTTCTCAGTAGCAATGGGCAACAGTTCGCCGACGGCAACGCCCATGGTGCACGCTTGCTGAACCTCTGGTTGTAA
- a CDS encoding AraC family transcriptional regulator translates to MKPQPMRLGDLTVGFVHSLADAVRSHGVDPQPLLEQYGLDTARLSEAGARLSIPRYMRLGHAAIQLTHNPALGLLMGQLSRLSQLGLAGVTAAQAPTVREAARCLIRFEALYGSNYRGQSSFHEDARGAWLRFYSISPYNAYNRFVVDSIIAGWLQHLSSISPAPLSAERIEIEFDEPDYRAAYETLGESPIQFGGEHNQLRLSLASLAQRNPEHCPSTWRHLLLLCERELEQLTRTRSLRERIIALLGPLLSGGREPDLEEVAARLKLPTWTLRRKLAEEGTQFRAILNDTRRDLAMTYIRDTELAFGEIAYLLGFASAEAFQRAFKRWNGQTPGEFRRSHRQSA, encoded by the coding sequence ATGAAACCGCAGCCGATGCGTCTTGGCGATCTTACCGTAGGCTTTGTTCACAGCCTGGCCGATGCTGTACGTAGCCATGGCGTGGACCCACAGCCGCTGCTTGAACAATATGGCCTGGATACGGCGCGCCTGAGCGAAGCGGGAGCGCGCCTGTCGATCCCGCGGTACATGCGCTTGGGACACGCAGCCATTCAATTGACCCACAACCCGGCACTGGGCTTGCTCATGGGTCAGCTCAGCCGCTTGAGCCAGCTAGGCCTTGCCGGGGTCACCGCCGCCCAGGCGCCTACGGTCCGAGAGGCGGCGCGATGCCTGATTCGATTCGAGGCCTTGTACGGTTCCAATTATCGCGGCCAATCCAGCTTTCACGAAGACGCTCGGGGCGCCTGGCTGCGTTTCTATTCCATCAGCCCCTATAACGCCTACAACCGTTTTGTGGTGGACTCGATCATTGCCGGCTGGCTGCAGCATTTATCCAGCATCAGCCCTGCCCCGCTAAGCGCCGAACGCATCGAAATAGAGTTCGATGAACCTGATTACCGCGCCGCCTATGAGACCTTGGGAGAGAGTCCGATCCAGTTTGGCGGCGAGCACAATCAACTGCGGCTGAGCCTGGCAAGCCTCGCCCAGCGCAATCCCGAACACTGCCCAAGTACCTGGCGGCATCTGTTGCTATTGTGCGAACGGGAACTGGAACAACTGACGCGCACCCGCAGCCTGCGTGAACGGATCATCGCGCTGCTCGGGCCTTTGCTCAGTGGCGGCCGGGAACCCGACCTGGAAGAAGTGGCGGCACGCCTGAAGCTGCCCACCTGGACCTTGCGCCGCAAACTGGCCGAGGAAGGCACGCAGTTTCGTGCGATTCTCAACGACACCCGTCGCGATCTGGCCATGACGTACATACGCGACACCGAACTGGCGTTCGGAGAAATCGCCTACCTGCTGGGCTTTGCGTCAGCCGAAGCGTTTCAACGTGCATTCAAACGCTGGAACGGCCAGACGCCCGGCGAGTTTCGCCGCAGTCATCGCCAATCCGCCTGA
- a CDS encoding DUF2242 domain-containing protein, giving the protein MFKSFPMRVAGLVAMLAAVAGCSSDKAAIYEHENFDDSGTFSRNYPVTDVQSCEAARRALLSQGYIITSNDPKVISGHKSFQQTGENHMEISFSVVCTDDGSKGHHATMFANALQDRYALKKTNNSASLGVGVLGSVSMPIGSSDDSMVKVASETVSSAKFYERFFALVELFLPPEAKKAAHITEKPKTDPLGMPEAKATPAPLAPAPAPAPAPATEPVAEPAPVAPAPLEATPAASEPFAPPVEAAPITPIESVEPAPSTETITPPSNPTDLPPPSEPIPAIPASGQ; this is encoded by the coding sequence ATGTTTAAATCATTTCCGATGCGTGTTGCCGGGCTGGTGGCGATGCTGGCCGCAGTGGCCGGTTGTTCCTCGGACAAGGCCGCCATCTATGAGCATGAGAACTTTGACGATTCCGGAACGTTTTCCCGCAACTATCCGGTGACCGATGTGCAGAGCTGCGAAGCCGCCCGTCGCGCTTTGCTCAGTCAGGGTTACATCATCACCAGCAACGATCCGAAGGTGATCAGTGGGCACAAGAGTTTCCAGCAGACCGGCGAGAATCACATGGAGATCAGCTTCAGTGTGGTCTGCACGGATGACGGCAGCAAAGGGCATCACGCCACCATGTTCGCCAACGCCTTGCAGGATCGTTATGCGCTGAAGAAGACCAACAACTCCGCGAGCCTGGGCGTGGGTGTGCTGGGTTCGGTGTCGATGCCAATCGGTTCGTCGGACGACTCGATGGTCAAGGTCGCCAGCGAAACCGTATCCTCTGCCAAGTTCTACGAGCGTTTCTTCGCGTTGGTCGAGTTGTTCCTGCCGCCGGAAGCGAAGAAGGCCGCGCACATCACCGAAAAACCGAAAACCGATCCCTTGGGCATGCCTGAGGCCAAGGCAACCCCGGCACCGCTGGCACCTGCACCCGCACCGGCCCCCGCACCGGCAACGGAACCTGTTGCAGAGCCGGCTCCGGTCGCACCCGCGCCCCTCGAAGCGACGCCTGCGGCTTCCGAACCATTTGCCCCGCCTGTGGAAGCGGCGCCGATAACGCCGATCGAAAGCGTCGAACCTGCACCCTCCACCGAAACCATCACGCCACCTTCGAATCCGACTGATTTGCCGCCGCCGAGTGAACCCATCCCGGCGATACCTGCCTCTGGTCAATGA
- a CDS encoding SurA N-terminal domain-containing protein, translating to MLQNIRDNSQGWIAKTIIGVIVALMALTGFDAIFQATTSKNDAAKVNGEEISQNELSQAVDMQRRQLMQQLGKDFDASLLDEKMLRESALKGLIDRKLLLQGAENSKFAFSEAALDQVILQTPEFQVDGKFSPERFDQVIRQLGYSRMQFRQMLAQEMLIGQLRAGLAGSGFVTDAQVLAFARLEKQTRDFASLNIKADPAAVKLTDDEVKAYYDEHAKEFMTQDQVVIDYLELKKASFFDQVSVSDEDLQAAYQKEIANLSEQRQAAHILIEVNDKTTEAQAKAKIEDIQARLAKGEKFEALAKEFSQDPGSANNGGDLGYAGPGVYDPAFEKALYSLTKDQVSGPVRTDYGFHLIKLLGVEAPEVPTFASLKDKLTRALKTQQVEQRFVEASKQLEDASFEASDLAQPAQDLKLTVHTSAPFGREGGEGIAANRAVITAAFSQEVLDEGANSTAIELDPETVIVLRAKEHLKPSQLPLENVAGAIRTQLTKEHASAAAKTKADELIASLRDGKTPLNQAIDGQNWKVTEAATRAQEGVDPAVLQALFRMPKPAAKDKPTFTSVTLADGSLMIVRLNGVNEAATPTEEEKAQYRRYLASRIGQQDFAAYRKQLESEADIKRF from the coding sequence ATGCTGCAGAATATCAGGGACAATTCACAAGGCTGGATTGCCAAGACCATTATCGGGGTCATCGTTGCTTTGATGGCTTTGACCGGTTTCGATGCCATTTTTCAGGCCACGACGAGCAAGAATGACGCGGCGAAGGTCAATGGTGAAGAAATCAGCCAGAACGAGCTGAGCCAGGCGGTCGATATGCAACGCCGTCAGCTCATGCAACAGCTGGGCAAGGATTTCGACGCTTCCTTGCTGGATGAAAAAATGCTGCGCGAATCGGCCCTCAAGGGCCTGATCGATCGCAAACTGCTGCTGCAAGGCGCAGAAAACTCGAAATTCGCTTTTTCCGAAGCGGCTCTGGATCAGGTCATCCTGCAAACCCCTGAGTTTCAGGTGGATGGCAAGTTCAGCCCCGAGCGTTTCGACCAGGTGATTCGTCAACTTGGCTACAGTCGCATGCAATTCCGCCAGATGCTGGCTCAGGAAATGCTGATCGGCCAGCTGCGTGCAGGCCTGGCCGGCAGCGGTTTCGTGACCGATGCACAGGTGCTGGCTTTCGCCCGTCTGGAAAAACAGACTCGCGACTTCGCCTCCCTGAACATCAAGGCTGACCCGGCGGCTGTGAAGCTGACCGACGATGAGGTCAAGGCGTACTACGACGAGCACGCCAAGGAATTCATGACGCAGGACCAGGTTGTCATCGATTACCTCGAATTGAAGAAGGCATCCTTCTTTGATCAGGTCAGCGTCAGCGACGAAGACCTTCAAGCGGCTTATCAGAAAGAAATCGCAAACCTGTCCGAACAACGTCAGGCTGCGCACATCCTGATCGAAGTGAACGACAAGACGACCGAGGCACAAGCCAAGGCCAAGATCGAAGATATCCAGGCGCGACTGGCCAAGGGTGAGAAGTTCGAGGCGCTGGCCAAGGAATTCTCCCAGGATCCCGGTTCTGCCAACAATGGCGGTGACCTGGGTTATGCCGGTCCTGGCGTCTACGATCCGGCCTTTGAAAAAGCCTTGTACTCGCTGACCAAGGATCAGGTGTCCGGGCCGGTTCGCACCGACTATGGTTTCCACCTGATCAAGCTGTTGGGCGTAGAAGCGCCTGAAGTGCCTACGTTTGCCAGCCTGAAAGACAAGCTGACACGAGCGCTGAAAACCCAGCAGGTCGAGCAGCGTTTCGTTGAGGCGAGCAAGCAGCTGGAGGACGCCTCCTTTGAAGCGTCAGACCTGGCTCAGCCTGCACAGGACCTGAAGCTGACCGTGCACACTTCCGCGCCGTTCGGTCGTGAAGGCGGCGAAGGCATTGCGGCCAACCGTGCTGTGATCACCGCAGCTTTCAGCCAGGAAGTACTGGATGAGGGCGCCAACAGCACCGCTATCGAGCTCGATCCGGAAACCGTGATCGTGCTGCGTGCAAAGGAGCACTTGAAGCCTTCGCAACTGCCGCTGGAAAACGTTGCTGGCGCCATCCGCACCCAGTTGACCAAGGAGCACGCGAGTGCTGCTGCCAAGACCAAGGCTGATGAGTTGATTGCCAGCCTGCGTGATGGCAAGACGCCGCTGAACCAGGCGATCGACGGCCAGAACTGGAAAGTCACGGAAGCGGCGACCCGCGCTCAGGAAGGGGTTGACCCTGCTGTGTTGCAAGCGCTGTTCCGTATGCCGAAGCCTGCCGCCAAGGACAAGCCGACCTTCACCAGCGTAACGCTGGCCGACGGTAGTTTGATGATCGTTCGCCTCAACGGCGTGAACGAAGCGGCAACGCCGACCGAGGAAGAGAAGGCGCAGTATCGTCGCTACCTCGCTTCTCGCATCGGCCAGCAAGACTTCGCGGCCTATCGCAAGCAACTCGAGAGCGAGGCGGACATCAAGCGGTTCTGA